A genomic window from Glycine soja cultivar W05 chromosome 10, ASM419377v2, whole genome shotgun sequence includes:
- the LOC114372574 gene encoding homeobox-leucine zipper protein ANTHOCYANINLESS 2-like isoform X1, with protein sequence MQNSSSFSYSTQRKMEGPSEIGLIGENFDAGLMGRMRDDEYESRSGSDNFEGASGDDQDGGDDQPQRKKRYHRHTPHQIQELEAFFKECPHPDEKQRLDLSKRLALENKQVKFWFQNRRTQMKTQLERHENIMLRQENDKLRAENSLMKDAMSNPVCNNCGGPAIPGQISFEEHQIRIENARLKDELNRICALANKFLGKPISSLTNPMALPTSNSGLELGIGRNGIGGSSTLGTPLPMGLDLGDGVLGTQPAMPGIRPALGLMGNEVQLERSMLIDLALAAMEELLKMTQAESPLWIKSLDGEKEMFNHEEYARLFSPCIGPKPTGYITEATRETGIVIINSLALVETLMDANRWAEMFPSMIARAINLDVISNGMGGTRNGALQVMHAEVQLLSPLVPVRQVRFIRFCKQHAEGVWAVVDVSIEIGHDAANAQPFMSCRRLPSGCIVQDMPNGYSKVTWLEHWEYDENVVHQLYRPLLSSGVGFGAHRWIATLQRQCECLAILMSSSISSDDHTALSQAGRRSMLKLAQRMTSNFCSGVCASSARKWDSLHIGTLGDDMKVMTRKNVDDPGEPPGIVLSAATSVWVPVSRQRLFDFLRDERLRSEWDILSNGGPMQEMVHIAKGQGHGNCVSLLRANAVNANDSSMLILQETWMDASCSVVVYAPVDVQSLNVVMSGGDSAYVALLPSGFAILPDGHCNDNGCNGTLQKGGGGNDGGGSLLTVGFQILVNSLPTAKLTVESVDTVNNLISCTIQKIKASLRVA encoded by the exons ATGCAAAATTCATCTTCCTTCTCCTACTCAACT CAAAGGAAAATGGAGGGCCCCAGTGAGATAGGTCTCATTGGAGAAAATTTTGATGCTGGTTTGATGGGGAGGatgagggacgatgagtatgAAAGCCGTTCTGGAAGTGATAACTTTGAAGGCGCATCTGGTGATGATCAGGATGGTGGTGATGATCAGCCACAGAGGAAGAAGAGATACCACAGACACACCCCTCACCAAATTCAAGAGCTTGAGGC TTTCTTCAAGGAGTGTCCTCATCCTGATGAGAAGCAAAGGTTGGATCTAAGTAAGAGGCTTGCTTTGGAGAATAAGCAAGTCAAGTTTTGGTTTCAGAATCGACGAACCCAAATGAAG ACCCAACTGGAACGCCATGAGAACATAATGCTTAGGCAGGAGAATGATAAGCTCAGAGCTGAGAACAGTTTGATGAAGGACGCCATGTCAAATCCAGTGTGTAACAACTGTGGTGGCCCTGCTATTCCTGGCCAAATTTCATTTGAAGAGCATCAGATTAGAATTGAGAATGCTAGACTAAAGGATGAATTGAACCGTATATGCGCCTTAGCAAACAAGTTCCTTGGCAAGCCAATCTCATCATTGACCAATCCCATGGCTCTCCCAACCTCAAATTCTGGTCTTGAACTTGGTATTGGAAGGAATGGGATTGGTGGTTCAAGCACCCTTGGCACTCCCTTGCCTATGGGGCTTGATTTGGGAGATGGAGTGTTGGGCACTCAACCTGCAATGCCTGGGATTAGACCAGCATTGGGATTGATGGGAAATGAAGTTCAGCTTGAGAGATCTATGCTTATAGATCTTGCATTGGCTGCTATGGAGGAATTGCTGAAGATGACTCAGGCAGAGAGCCCACTTTGGATCAAGAGTTTGGATGGTGAGAAGGAAATGTTTAACCATGAGGAGTATGCAAGGTTGTTTTCTCCTTGTATTGGTCCAAAACCCACTGGCTATATAACTGAAGCTACAAGAGAAACTGGGATAGTAATCATCAACAGTTTAGCCCTTGTGGAAACTTTGATGGACGCG AATCGATGGGCAGAGATGTTTCCCTCTATGATTGCTAGAGCTATCAACCTCGATGTTATATCTAATGGCATGGGTGGAACAAGAAATGGTGCTCTACAAGTG ATGCATGCTGAGGTTCAATTGCTTTCGCCACTAGTTCCTGTCCGTCAAGTAAGATTCATCCGATTCTGTAAGCAGCATGCAGAAGGTGTTTGGGCTGTGGTTGATGTTTCTATTGAGATTGGTCATGATGCTGCTAATGCACAGCCATTCATGAGCTGTAGGAGGCTTCCTTCTGGCTGTATTGTGCAGGATATGCCCAATGGTTACTCCAAG GTTACTTGGCTTGAACACTGGGAGTATGATGAGAATGTTGTACACCAACTTTATCGCCCATTGCTTAGTTCTGGTGTTGGATTTGGTGCTCATAGATGGATCGCTACCCTCCAAAGGCAATGTGAATGCTTGGCTATCCTCATGTCCTCTTCCATTTCAAGTGATGATCACACAG CATTGAGCCAAGCTGGTAGGAGAAGTATGTTGAAATTGGCACAACGCATGACTAGTAACTTCTGTTCCGGGGTTTGTGCTTCGTCCGCTCGGAAGTGGGACAGCCTTCACATAGGGACTCTTGGTGATGACATGAAAGTGATGACTAGGAAAAACGTGGATGACCCTGGTGAGCCTCCTGGGATTGTACTCAGTGCTGCCACTTCTGTTTGGGTGCCAGTGTCACGGCAAAGGCTGTTCGACTTTCTACGTGATGAACGCTTGAGAAGTGAGTGGGACATCTTGTCCAATGGTGGACCAATGCAGGAGATGGTACATATTGCCAAAGGACAAGGACATGGAAACTGCGTTTCTCTTCTTCGTGCTAAT GCCGTTAACGCCAACGATAGCAGCATGCTGATTCTGCAGGAAACATGGATGGACGCGTCGTGCTCAGTGGTGGTATATGCACCAGTTGACGTGCAATCACTGAACGTGGTGATGAGTGGTGGAGATTCTGCATACGTTGCACTCTTGCCTTCAGGCTTTGCAATTCTCCCCGATGGCCACTGCAACGACAACGGCTGCAACGGGACTTTACAGAAGGGTGGCGGTGGCAATGACGGCGGCGGAAGCCTTCTCACAGTCGGGTTCCAAATACTGGTGAACAGTCTCCCAACAGCAAAGCTCACAGTGGAGTCAGTGGACACTGTGAACAACCTCATCTCCTGCACCATTCAGAAGATCAAAGCTTCTCTCAGAGTTGCATGA
- the LOC114372574 gene encoding homeobox-leucine zipper protein ANTHOCYANINLESS 2-like isoform X2, translating to MEGPSEIGLIGENFDAGLMGRMRDDEYESRSGSDNFEGASGDDQDGGDDQPQRKKRYHRHTPHQIQELEAFFKECPHPDEKQRLDLSKRLALENKQVKFWFQNRRTQMKTQLERHENIMLRQENDKLRAENSLMKDAMSNPVCNNCGGPAIPGQISFEEHQIRIENARLKDELNRICALANKFLGKPISSLTNPMALPTSNSGLELGIGRNGIGGSSTLGTPLPMGLDLGDGVLGTQPAMPGIRPALGLMGNEVQLERSMLIDLALAAMEELLKMTQAESPLWIKSLDGEKEMFNHEEYARLFSPCIGPKPTGYITEATRETGIVIINSLALVETLMDANRWAEMFPSMIARAINLDVISNGMGGTRNGALQVMHAEVQLLSPLVPVRQVRFIRFCKQHAEGVWAVVDVSIEIGHDAANAQPFMSCRRLPSGCIVQDMPNGYSKVTWLEHWEYDENVVHQLYRPLLSSGVGFGAHRWIATLQRQCECLAILMSSSISSDDHTALSQAGRRSMLKLAQRMTSNFCSGVCASSARKWDSLHIGTLGDDMKVMTRKNVDDPGEPPGIVLSAATSVWVPVSRQRLFDFLRDERLRSEWDILSNGGPMQEMVHIAKGQGHGNCVSLLRANAVNANDSSMLILQETWMDASCSVVVYAPVDVQSLNVVMSGGDSAYVALLPSGFAILPDGHCNDNGCNGTLQKGGGGNDGGGSLLTVGFQILVNSLPTAKLTVESVDTVNNLISCTIQKIKASLRVA from the exons ATGGAGGGCCCCAGTGAGATAGGTCTCATTGGAGAAAATTTTGATGCTGGTTTGATGGGGAGGatgagggacgatgagtatgAAAGCCGTTCTGGAAGTGATAACTTTGAAGGCGCATCTGGTGATGATCAGGATGGTGGTGATGATCAGCCACAGAGGAAGAAGAGATACCACAGACACACCCCTCACCAAATTCAAGAGCTTGAGGC TTTCTTCAAGGAGTGTCCTCATCCTGATGAGAAGCAAAGGTTGGATCTAAGTAAGAGGCTTGCTTTGGAGAATAAGCAAGTCAAGTTTTGGTTTCAGAATCGACGAACCCAAATGAAG ACCCAACTGGAACGCCATGAGAACATAATGCTTAGGCAGGAGAATGATAAGCTCAGAGCTGAGAACAGTTTGATGAAGGACGCCATGTCAAATCCAGTGTGTAACAACTGTGGTGGCCCTGCTATTCCTGGCCAAATTTCATTTGAAGAGCATCAGATTAGAATTGAGAATGCTAGACTAAAGGATGAATTGAACCGTATATGCGCCTTAGCAAACAAGTTCCTTGGCAAGCCAATCTCATCATTGACCAATCCCATGGCTCTCCCAACCTCAAATTCTGGTCTTGAACTTGGTATTGGAAGGAATGGGATTGGTGGTTCAAGCACCCTTGGCACTCCCTTGCCTATGGGGCTTGATTTGGGAGATGGAGTGTTGGGCACTCAACCTGCAATGCCTGGGATTAGACCAGCATTGGGATTGATGGGAAATGAAGTTCAGCTTGAGAGATCTATGCTTATAGATCTTGCATTGGCTGCTATGGAGGAATTGCTGAAGATGACTCAGGCAGAGAGCCCACTTTGGATCAAGAGTTTGGATGGTGAGAAGGAAATGTTTAACCATGAGGAGTATGCAAGGTTGTTTTCTCCTTGTATTGGTCCAAAACCCACTGGCTATATAACTGAAGCTACAAGAGAAACTGGGATAGTAATCATCAACAGTTTAGCCCTTGTGGAAACTTTGATGGACGCG AATCGATGGGCAGAGATGTTTCCCTCTATGATTGCTAGAGCTATCAACCTCGATGTTATATCTAATGGCATGGGTGGAACAAGAAATGGTGCTCTACAAGTG ATGCATGCTGAGGTTCAATTGCTTTCGCCACTAGTTCCTGTCCGTCAAGTAAGATTCATCCGATTCTGTAAGCAGCATGCAGAAGGTGTTTGGGCTGTGGTTGATGTTTCTATTGAGATTGGTCATGATGCTGCTAATGCACAGCCATTCATGAGCTGTAGGAGGCTTCCTTCTGGCTGTATTGTGCAGGATATGCCCAATGGTTACTCCAAG GTTACTTGGCTTGAACACTGGGAGTATGATGAGAATGTTGTACACCAACTTTATCGCCCATTGCTTAGTTCTGGTGTTGGATTTGGTGCTCATAGATGGATCGCTACCCTCCAAAGGCAATGTGAATGCTTGGCTATCCTCATGTCCTCTTCCATTTCAAGTGATGATCACACAG CATTGAGCCAAGCTGGTAGGAGAAGTATGTTGAAATTGGCACAACGCATGACTAGTAACTTCTGTTCCGGGGTTTGTGCTTCGTCCGCTCGGAAGTGGGACAGCCTTCACATAGGGACTCTTGGTGATGACATGAAAGTGATGACTAGGAAAAACGTGGATGACCCTGGTGAGCCTCCTGGGATTGTACTCAGTGCTGCCACTTCTGTTTGGGTGCCAGTGTCACGGCAAAGGCTGTTCGACTTTCTACGTGATGAACGCTTGAGAAGTGAGTGGGACATCTTGTCCAATGGTGGACCAATGCAGGAGATGGTACATATTGCCAAAGGACAAGGACATGGAAACTGCGTTTCTCTTCTTCGTGCTAAT GCCGTTAACGCCAACGATAGCAGCATGCTGATTCTGCAGGAAACATGGATGGACGCGTCGTGCTCAGTGGTGGTATATGCACCAGTTGACGTGCAATCACTGAACGTGGTGATGAGTGGTGGAGATTCTGCATACGTTGCACTCTTGCCTTCAGGCTTTGCAATTCTCCCCGATGGCCACTGCAACGACAACGGCTGCAACGGGACTTTACAGAAGGGTGGCGGTGGCAATGACGGCGGCGGAAGCCTTCTCACAGTCGGGTTCCAAATACTGGTGAACAGTCTCCCAACAGCAAAGCTCACAGTGGAGTCAGTGGACACTGTGAACAACCTCATCTCCTGCACCATTCAGAAGATCAAAGCTTCTCTCAGAGTTGCATGA